A part of bacterium genomic DNA contains:
- a CDS encoding glycosyltransferase family 2 protein, which translates to MAPALSIVIPVLNEESNVEPLYRRLKEALAELGDVELIFVDDGSNDSTLAKVKALRERDPAVKYRSFSRNFGHQVAVTAGLDAAQGAAAVVIDADLQDPPELIPQLYAKFQEGYDVVYAVRSQRHGESWFKVASAKFFYRLLRYLTGFPIPVDTGDFRLLSRRAVEAFGKLRERHRYVRGMVSWMGFRQAGVEYVRDARHSGQTKYSLRKMLRLAMDGMTSFSNVPLQVAGHLGFWISGLSLLYILYIVGMKLFTDKPIIGWASTMIAIIFFGGVQLITLGVIGEYIGRISDEVKRRPIYIVAEDGGIAP; encoded by the coding sequence ATGGCTCCGGCGCTCTCCATCGTCATTCCGGTCCTCAACGAGGAAAGCAACGTCGAACCGCTCTACCGGCGGCTCAAAGAGGCCTTGGCCGAGCTCGGCGACGTCGAGCTGATCTTCGTCGACGACGGCAGCAACGATTCGACCTTGGCCAAGGTCAAGGCCTTGCGGGAACGCGATCCGGCGGTGAAATACCGCTCCTTTTCGCGGAACTTCGGCCATCAGGTCGCGGTCACCGCCGGCCTCGACGCCGCCCAAGGTGCCGCCGCGGTGGTGATCGACGCCGACCTCCAGGACCCGCCCGAGCTCATCCCCCAGCTCTACGCCAAATTTCAGGAAGGTTACGATGTGGTCTACGCGGTGCGCAGCCAGCGCCACGGCGAGAGCTGGTTCAAGGTAGCCAGCGCCAAGTTCTTCTACCGCCTGCTTCGCTACCTGACCGGCTTCCCGATCCCGGTCGACACCGGCGACTTCCGGCTGCTCAGCCGCCGGGCGGTCGAGGCCTTCGGCAAGCTCCGCGAGCGCCACCGCTACGTCCGGGGCATGGTGAGCTGGATGGGATTCCGCCAAGCCGGCGTCGAATACGTCCGGGACGCCCGCCATTCCGGCCAAACCAAGTACAGCCTGCGCAAAATGCTGCGGCTGGCGATGGACGGGATGACCTCCTTTTCGAACGTGCCCTTGCAGGTCGCCGGCCATCTCGGCTTCTGGATCAGCGGTCTCTCCCTGCTCTACATCCTTTACATCGTCGGGATGAAGCTCTTCACCGACAAGCCGATCATCGGCTGGGCCTCGACGATGATCGCGATCATTTTCTTCGGCGGGGTCCAGCTCATCACCTTGGGCGTCATCGGCGAGTACATCGGGCGGATCAGCGACGAAGTGAAGCGCCGGCCGATCTACATCGTCGCCGAAGACGGGGGAATCGCCCCGTGA
- a CDS encoding class I SAM-dependent methyltransferase — protein MNERQATEEAFHDEWAKGMDPAEVLVRESFEAVTALENKYVLSQIGKLEGKRILELGCGAGEGSVYFASHGAEAVATDISGGMIEVVKEVAKHHGTQVEARKMTAEQIDFPDQSFDVVYGNGVLHHVDFRKAITEAARVLKPGGKAIFIEPLSYNPVINVYRRIARTVRTPDERPFRFPDLREMYPYFRQGHHREFWFTTLYIFLHFYLFERADPAKERYWKKVIKDAPRFARLFRFLNALDRGFLKTLPFLRYFCWNSVIVLEK, from the coding sequence GTGAACGAGCGCCAAGCCACCGAGGAAGCCTTTCACGACGAATGGGCCAAGGGCATGGATCCGGCCGAGGTCCTGGTGCGGGAGAGCTTCGAGGCGGTCACCGCCTTGGAGAACAAGTACGTTCTGAGCCAGATCGGCAAGCTCGAGGGAAAGCGGATTCTGGAATTGGGCTGCGGCGCCGGCGAGGGCTCGGTTTATTTCGCGAGCCACGGCGCCGAGGCGGTGGCGACCGACATTTCCGGCGGGATGATCGAGGTCGTCAAGGAAGTCGCCAAGCACCATGGAACCCAGGTCGAGGCCCGGAAGATGACGGCCGAGCAGATCGATTTCCCGGATCAAAGCTTCGACGTGGTCTACGGCAACGGCGTCCTCCACCACGTCGATTTCCGCAAAGCGATCACCGAGGCCGCCCGGGTCCTGAAGCCCGGGGGCAAGGCGATCTTCATCGAGCCCCTGTCCTACAACCCGGTGATCAACGTTTACCGGCGCATCGCCCGGACCGTGCGGACGCCGGACGAGCGGCCCTTCCGCTTCCCCGACCTCCGCGAGATGTATCCCTATTTTCGGCAGGGCCATCACCGGGAGTTCTGGTTCACGACGCTCTACATCTTTCTACATTTCTATCTGTTCGAGCGGGCCGATCCGGCCAAGGAACGCTATTGGAAGAAGGTGATTAAGGACGCGCCGCGCTTCGCCCGCCTCTTCCGCTTCCTCAATGCTTTGGACCGGGGATTTTTGAAGACGCTCCCCTTCCTTCGCTATTTCTGCTGGAACAGCGTCATCGTCCTGGAAAAGTAG
- a CDS encoding pirin family protein: MSWMPTAEPICQESPETPVLETLIEGRSRDLGGFTVRRLLPASAVAMVGPFLFFDHMGPAEFGPGQGIDVRPHPHINLATVTYLFEGEILHRDSLGSVQPIRPGEINWMTAGQGIVHSERTPPALRVGGSRVHGIQLWVGLPKAQEEVRPSFRHYSAADLPKLESGGASLRLLVGSAYGLASPVATLSELFYVDAALEPGAVLDLPREPSQRAVYVVAGEVACGAERGSEGQMLVFAPKVAVRLASAKGARLMLLGGEPLDGPRHIWWNFVSSSPERIEAAKRAWKAGGFPKVPGDEVEFIPLPE; the protein is encoded by the coding sequence ATGAGCTGGATGCCGACCGCCGAGCCGATTTGCCAAGAAAGCCCCGAAACCCCGGTTCTCGAAACCCTCATCGAAGGACGAAGCCGCGACCTCGGCGGCTTCACGGTGCGCCGTCTCCTCCCGGCCTCGGCGGTGGCGATGGTCGGGCCCTTTCTATTTTTCGACCACATGGGTCCGGCCGAATTCGGTCCCGGCCAAGGCATCGACGTCCGGCCTCATCCCCACATCAACTTGGCGACCGTCACCTATCTCTTCGAGGGCGAGATCCTGCACCGCGACAGCTTGGGATCGGTCCAGCCGATCCGGCCCGGCGAAATCAATTGGATGACGGCCGGCCAGGGCATCGTCCATTCGGAGCGGACCCCGCCGGCGCTGCGGGTCGGCGGCTCCCGGGTCCACGGCATTCAGCTTTGGGTGGGCTTGCCCAAGGCTCAGGAGGAAGTCCGGCCCAGTTTCCGCCACTATTCGGCCGCCGATTTGCCGAAGCTCGAGAGCGGTGGCGCTTCGCTTCGTCTCTTGGTCGGGTCGGCCTACGGTCTGGCCTCGCCGGTGGCCACTCTCTCCGAACTTTTTTACGTCGATGCCGCCCTCGAGCCGGGCGCGGTCTTGGACCTTCCCCGGGAACCAAGCCAGCGGGCGGTCTACGTCGTCGCAGGCGAGGTTGCTTGCGGCGCCGAGCGCGGGAGCGAGGGCCAGATGCTGGTTTTCGCGCCGAAGGTTGCGGTGCGGCTGGCTTCGGCCAAGGGCGCCCGGCTGATGCTGCTGGGCGGAGAGCCGCTCGACGGCCCCCGCCACATCTGGTGGAATTTCGTCTCCAGCTCGCCCGAACGGATCGAGGCGGCCAAGCGGGCCTGGAAGGCCGGCGGCTTTCCCAAGGTTCCGGGCGACGAGGTCGAGTTCATTCCCCTGCCCGAATAG
- a CDS encoding MarC family NAAT transporter, with translation MTLLLLTVAALLPIANPFSTAALFISLTQGDSSQSRSRTARQTCIYMFFILAFFLIAGTLVMRFFGISEPGIRVAGGLIILVVGFRMLFPAESPITPKEQTEALTKKDIALVPLALPSLSGPGSIAVVLSIAADTTGLIDHLFVLLGIFVVALFSYFVLLGASKLTKYLGVGGINVFSRLMGFFLICIAVQFLAKGIHGFMIDPDF, from the coding sequence ATGACCCTGCTGCTTTTGACCGTCGCCGCGCTTCTGCCCATCGCCAATCCCTTTTCCACCGCCGCCCTTTTCATCAGCCTCACTCAGGGCGACAGCTCCCAAAGCCGGAGTCGAACCGCCCGCCAGACCTGCATCTATATGTTCTTCATCCTCGCGTTTTTCCTGATCGCCGGCACCCTGGTGATGCGCTTCTTCGGCATCTCCGAGCCCGGAATCCGGGTTGCCGGCGGCCTGATCATTTTGGTGGTGGGATTTCGCATGCTCTTTCCGGCGGAGAGCCCGATCACTCCCAAGGAACAGACCGAGGCCTTGACCAAGAAAGACATCGCCTTGGTTCCGCTGGCCCTGCCCAGTTTGAGCGGCCCCGGCTCCATCGCGGTTGTTCTCAGCATCGCCGCCGACACTACCGGCCTGATCGATCATCTCTTCGTCTTGCTGGGAATCTTCGTCGTGGCGCTCTTCTCCTATTTCGTCCTCTTGGGGGCTTCGAAGCTCACCAAATACCTCGGAGTCGGCGGCATCAACGTCTTCAGCCGCCTGATGGGTTTTTTCCTGATCTGCATCGCGGTTCAGTTCCTCGCCAAGGGTATCCACGGTTTCATGATCGACCCCGATTTTTAA
- a CDS encoding transporter, with translation MVVALLSFAGFLHAYRPLTTEDASVLPHGKGQLEMSWEYAAAFDESRNHIFLLVPGAGLANRLEFTLELPFVVGQQEGQGLAPGLGDIRATVKGLLYPDKGAIPAFALQGYFKFDTGEDSEGLGTGNREAGFFGIVSKRIEEFQLHGMLGLDFTVSGPSRGHRDVIYGVAVDYTVGNFLNRPFHLVTEVFGNTNFNPAIAFNPATLLLGAIYELSESWTLDCAISVGLSGSGQDLDTTVGATFIFP, from the coding sequence ATGGTTGTCGCCTTGCTGTCTTTCGCCGGCTTCCTTCATGCCTATCGCCCGCTCACCACCGAGGACGCCAGCGTCCTGCCCCATGGCAAAGGTCAGCTCGAGATGAGCTGGGAATACGCCGCCGCCTTCGACGAATCGCGCAATCACATCTTCCTTCTGGTGCCGGGAGCGGGTCTCGCCAACCGCCTCGAGTTCACCCTGGAGCTTCCTTTCGTCGTCGGCCAGCAGGAAGGGCAGGGCTTGGCGCCGGGCCTGGGCGACATCCGGGCCACGGTCAAGGGCCTGCTCTATCCGGACAAGGGGGCGATTCCGGCCTTCGCCCTCCAGGGCTACTTCAAGTTCGACACCGGTGAGGACTCCGAAGGCCTGGGCACCGGCAATCGCGAGGCCGGTTTTTTCGGGATCGTCTCCAAGCGGATCGAGGAGTTCCAGCTGCACGGGATGCTCGGGCTCGACTTCACGGTCAGCGGCCCTTCCCGCGGCCATCGCGACGTGATCTACGGGGTCGCCGTCGATTATACGGTGGGGAATTTCCTGAACCGGCCCTTTCATTTGGTGACCGAGGTCTTCGGCAACACCAATTTCAATCCGGCGATCGCCTTCAATCCCGCGACCCTGCTGCTCGGGGCGATCTACGAGCTTTCCGAATCCTGGACGCTCGATTGCGCGATCTCGGTGGGCCTTTCCGGCTCCGGCCAAGACCTCGACACCACGGTGGGTGCGACCTTCATATTTCCTTGA
- a CDS encoding homocysteine S-methyltransferase family protein, with amino-acid sequence MGREIYLTDGGIETDLIFHRGQDLPHFAAFDLLKTAAGRAALEEYFREYAELARKLGLNLILESPTWRASPDWAAKLGYSEPALIEANFRAIAMLKRLRKDYESPKTRVLVSGCVGPRGDGYQPSNLMSPEEAERYHSFQIGVFATAAVDRIAAITINYVEEAIGIARAAAAVGLPAVIAFTVETDGRLPTGQTIGSAIEAVDRQAPRAPAHYMINCAHPNHFAETLAGEEPWLARIQGLRANASAKSHAELNDSPELDEGDPAEFGRQHGELFAKLKNLRVLGGCCGTDLRHVEAAVRAARAFA; translated from the coding sequence ATGGGACGGGAAATTTATCTCACCGACGGCGGCATCGAAACCGACCTGATCTTTCACCGAGGCCAAGACCTCCCGCACTTCGCGGCTTTCGACCTCTTGAAAACCGCCGCGGGCCGGGCGGCCTTGGAAGAATATTTTCGGGAATACGCCGAGCTGGCCCGAAAGCTGGGCTTGAACCTCATCCTTGAAAGCCCGACTTGGCGGGCCAGCCCCGATTGGGCGGCCAAGCTCGGCTATTCGGAGCCGGCCCTGATCGAGGCCAATTTCCGGGCCATCGCCATGTTGAAGCGGCTGCGCAAAGATTATGAAAGCCCCAAGACCCGGGTTTTGGTCAGCGGCTGCGTCGGCCCGCGCGGCGATGGCTACCAGCCTTCGAACCTCATGAGCCCGGAGGAGGCCGAGCGCTACCATTCTTTCCAAATCGGCGTCTTCGCCACCGCCGCGGTCGACCGGATCGCCGCGATCACGATCAATTACGTCGAGGAAGCCATCGGCATCGCCCGGGCCGCGGCGGCGGTGGGCTTGCCGGCGGTGATTGCCTTCACCGTCGAAACCGACGGCCGCCTGCCCACCGGCCAGACGATCGGCAGCGCGATCGAGGCCGTCGACCGGCAAGCGCCGCGGGCGCCGGCCCACTACATGATCAACTGCGCCCATCCCAATCACTTTGCCGAAACCTTGGCCGGCGAGGAGCCCTGGCTGGCTCGAATCCAGGGCCTCCGGGCCAATGCCTCGGCCAAAAGCCACGCCGAGCTCAACGACAGTCCGGAATTGGATGAGGGCGATCCGGCCGAGTTCGGCCGCCAGCACGGCGAGCTCTTCGCGAAATTGAAAAATCTCCGCGTCCTGGGCGGCTGCTGCGGGACCGACCTCCGGCACGTCGAGGCCGCGGTCCGAGCCGCGCGGGCCTTCGCCTAG
- a CDS encoding class I SAM-dependent methyltransferase, translating into MPKDLFSTQAGVYARYRPTYPKALFEYLASLVTRRRAAWDCATGNGQAALALTPYFERIDASDLSAKQIEQAVAHPKIEYWVSPAEHTPFPDHRFDLITVAQAYHWLDFAAFAAEVRRVARPEGIVAIWCYGLANCEDLKVEALVREFYRDKVGSYWDKERKYVEDGYATVAFPYRELPARSFSMSLSWSREDLLGYLGTWSSVQHYIKDRGSDPVAEFAASLQAAWPGEAAKRFDFPLSLRVGRVE; encoded by the coding sequence ATGCCCAAGGATCTCTTCTCGACTCAGGCCGGCGTTTACGCCCGCTACCGCCCGACTTACCCGAAGGCGCTTTTCGAATACCTCGCTTCCCTGGTGACTCGGCGCCGTGCGGCCTGGGACTGCGCCACCGGCAACGGCCAGGCCGCCCTGGCCCTGACCCCTTATTTCGAGCGGATCGATGCCAGCGACTTGAGCGCCAAGCAAATCGAGCAGGCGGTCGCCCATCCCAAGATCGAGTATTGGGTGTCGCCGGCCGAGCATACTCCTTTCCCCGATCATCGCTTCGACTTGATCACGGTGGCCCAGGCTTATCATTGGCTCGACTTCGCGGCCTTCGCCGCCGAGGTCCGGCGAGTGGCCCGGCCCGAGGGAATCGTGGCGATCTGGTGCTACGGTTTGGCGAATTGCGAGGACCTCAAGGTCGAAGCCTTGGTCCGGGAATTTTACCGCGACAAGGTCGGCTCCTACTGGGACAAGGAGAGGAAGTACGTCGAGGACGGCTATGCGACCGTGGCCTTTCCTTACCGCGAGCTTCCGGCCCGCTCTTTCAGCATGAGCCTTTCTTGGAGCCGCGAAGATCTGCTAGGCTATCTCGGCACTTGGTCGAGCGTGCAGCATTATATCAAAGACCGGGGCAGCGACCCGGTGGCGGAATTCGCCGCTTCTTTGCAAGCGGCTTGGCCCGGCGAAGCGGCGAAGCGTTTCGATTTCCCGCTTTCGCTTCGGGTGGGAAGGGTGGAATAG
- a CDS encoding DUF3592 domain-containing protein, with protein sequence MDFLIFFGFMLLVLAIGAVFVVRRGLEMKKLAQEGRPARARIVKKARVRRKGSNPASLTYEFQDGFGKLHRRRIFVSETVYAQHEEGGDLEIVYLLDKPEVSGAKYLVEEVKRAL encoded by the coding sequence ATGGATTTTTTGATCTTCTTCGGCTTCATGTTGCTGGTGCTCGCCATCGGCGCGGTCTTCGTCGTGCGCCGGGGCTTGGAGATGAAAAAATTGGCCCAAGAGGGCCGGCCGGCCCGGGCCCGGATCGTGAAGAAGGCCCGAGTTCGGCGCAAGGGCTCCAACCCCGCCAGCCTGACTTACGAATTCCAAGACGGCTTCGGCAAGCTGCATCGAAGGCGGATCTTCGTATCGGAGACGGTCTACGCCCAGCACGAGGAAGGCGGCGACTTGGAGATCGTCTATTTATTGGACAAGCCCGAGGTCAGCGGAGCGAAATATCTGGTCGAAGAAGTGAAGAGGGCGCTTTGA
- a CDS encoding VOC family protein, with product MEIRVCIDVPEMDAALRFYVEGLGLTAGRRFDPKWAELLGASAPIDLLVKEEASPPFAGAAEQRDYRRHWTPTHLDFVVPDIEAAVKRAEAFGGRFEREVLGQAYGRLALMSDPFGNGFCFLEFKGKGYDEIKALP from the coding sequence ATGGAGATTCGAGTTTGCATCGACGTGCCGGAGATGGACGCGGCTCTGCGCTTCTACGTCGAGGGCTTGGGACTAACCGCCGGCCGGCGCTTCGATCCGAAGTGGGCCGAGCTGCTGGGGGCCTCGGCGCCGATCGACCTCTTGGTCAAGGAGGAGGCCAGCCCGCCTTTCGCCGGCGCCGCGGAGCAGCGGGATTACCGGCGGCACTGGACGCCGACCCATCTCGATTTCGTGGTGCCCGACATCGAGGCCGCGGTGAAGCGGGCCGAGGCTTTCGGCGGCCGTTTCGAGCGCGAGGTCTTGGGGCAAGCCTATGGCCGCTTGGCCCTGATGAGCGATCCCTTCGGCAACGGCTTTTGCTTCTTGGAGTTCAAGGGCAAGGGCTACGATGAAATCAAGGCCCTGCCATGA
- a CDS encoding DUF3592 domain-containing protein, whose protein sequence is MSWMMTGFMALMGFCFFLPPLLFVSYKMIFRLGSRKARAKVLRIERNRDPDSGSIMIQPVFEFWTADGQRLEARTGVSYGLRYMPVVGSTVKLYYRPDSQPLKVDVASRGLWQVAGALMLTGLVMMAPFLFLATKSIFLR, encoded by the coding sequence ATGAGCTGGATGATGACCGGCTTTATGGCCTTGATGGGATTCTGCTTCTTCCTCCCGCCGCTGCTCTTCGTGAGCTACAAAATGATCTTCCGGCTCGGCAGCCGCAAAGCCCGAGCCAAGGTCCTGCGCATCGAGCGCAACCGCGATCCCGATAGCGGCTCGATCATGATCCAACCGGTCTTCGAGTTCTGGACCGCCGACGGCCAAAGGCTGGAGGCCCGCACCGGCGTGAGCTACGGCCTGCGCTATATGCCGGTGGTCGGCTCGACCGTGAAGCTCTATTACCGGCCCGACAGCCAGCCTCTCAAGGTGGACGTCGCCAGCCGCGGCCTTTGGCAGGTCGCAGGGGCCCTGATGCTGACCGGCTTGGTGATGATGGCGCCTTTCCTCTTTCTGGCAACGAAATCGATATTTTTGCGATAA